The following are encoded together in the Gemmatimonadales bacterium genome:
- a CDS encoding cation:proton antiporter, with amino-acid sequence MLLALAAILAAAKLGGDLAVRVGQPAVLGELMAGVVLGNLDLAGVGWFRSLTGDASIGMLAQLGVLILLFEVGLESTVREMLKVGATAAAVACLGVAAPFALGWGVGALLLPGHSAYSHAFLGATLTATSVGITARVLKDLGKTRAAEARIILGAAVIDDVLGLVILAVVAGVIEAANRGTTLSPAAAAMVVAKAATFLVGSLALGVALSPWLFRVAARLRAPGVLLATALVLCFVFAGLAAEVGLAPIVGAYAAGLILEDVHWNAFTSRGERSVRELVQPVASFLVPVFFVLMGMRVELRAFAQPAGLGLALLLTLAAIAGKQACALGAWGWRMDRLSVGLGMIPRGEVGLIFASIGLGLTLHGERIVDERIYTAVVIMVIVTTLVTPPALKWSLGRGARSRVSDGGA; translated from the coding sequence GTGCTGCTCGCGCTGGCGGCGATTCTCGCCGCCGCCAAGCTCGGCGGCGACCTCGCGGTCCGCGTCGGCCAGCCCGCCGTGCTCGGCGAGCTGATGGCGGGCGTCGTCCTCGGCAACCTGGATCTGGCCGGCGTCGGCTGGTTCCGCTCGCTGACCGGCGACGCGTCCATCGGGATGCTCGCCCAGCTCGGCGTGCTGATCCTGCTGTTCGAGGTCGGGCTCGAATCCACGGTGCGCGAGATGCTGAAGGTGGGCGCGACGGCCGCGGCGGTCGCCTGCCTGGGCGTCGCGGCGCCGTTCGCCCTGGGGTGGGGCGTCGGCGCGCTGCTGCTGCCGGGTCACAGCGCCTACTCCCACGCGTTCCTCGGTGCGACCCTCACCGCGACCAGCGTCGGCATCACGGCGCGGGTCCTGAAGGACCTCGGGAAGACGCGGGCCGCCGAGGCGCGCATCATCCTCGGCGCCGCGGTGATCGACGACGTGCTCGGGCTGGTGATTCTCGCGGTCGTCGCCGGCGTCATCGAGGCCGCGAACCGGGGCACCACCCTGTCCCCGGCCGCCGCAGCGATGGTGGTGGCCAAGGCCGCCACGTTCCTCGTGGGCTCGCTCGCCCTCGGCGTGGCACTGTCGCCGTGGCTGTTCCGGGTCGCCGCGCGCCTGCGGGCGCCCGGCGTGCTGCTCGCGACCGCGCTGGTGCTGTGCTTCGTGTTCGCCGGGCTGGCGGCCGAGGTCGGGCTCGCGCCCATCGTGGGCGCGTACGCGGCCGGTCTGATCCTCGAGGACGTGCACTGGAACGCCTTCACGAGCCGCGGCGAGCGCAGCGTGCGCGAGCTGGTGCAGCCGGTGGCGTCGTTCCTGGTGCCGGTGTTCTTCGTGCTGATGGGCATGCGGGTCGAGCTGCGGGCCTTCGCCCAGCCCGCCGGCCTCGGGCTCGCGCTGCTGCTGACCCTGGCGGCGATCGCCGGCAAGCAGGCCTGCGCGCTGGGCGCCTGGGGCTGGCGAATGGACCGGCTCTCGGTGGGCCTGGGGATGATCCCGCGCGGCGAGGTGGGCCTGATTTTCGCCAGCATCGGCCTGGGGCTCACCCTGCACGGCGAGCGGATCGTGGACGAGCGGATCTACACGGCCGTGGTGATCATGGTCATCGTCACCACGCTGGTGACGCCGCCGGCGCTGAAGTGGAGCCTGGGGCGCGGCGCGCGGAGCCGGGTCTCGGACGGAGGCGCCTGA